Genomic window (Ostrea edulis chromosome 9, xbOstEdul1.1, whole genome shotgun sequence):
TTAAAACTTCATCTGGATCATGTATTTGGAACAGGTTGTTAGATTTAACATGATGGaagttttataaaaagttgtaacttcattaaactttttaaagttGCGATATTTCTGTTTGATGTGAAAGTCCCTTTTGCTACAGGCTGTTAGTTTATCTAGTGGCACAGATCGGAATAAAGGACCCTTCATTTCACACATGTTGTCTGGAATAAAGATAATTAATAAGTGTACTAGAGGTGTTAGTTACTCTGAGTGGGGTTGTATCATTTGTGAAAACCAAACTCTTCTGGAGCATATGTCCAAATTTGTGTGtgcacgtgtgtgtgtgtgggggggggggggtgtcttttcATAGAGCAAGTCCACTTTGAAATCACCAGTGATGATAATTTCTGCATCCTCACGTGCACAGCAGGAGGCATGCAAATTTCATCTCTCTAACCAGTCCTCTGCCCAGCAGGCGGGGACAGATGGTGGATCATATGCCGGGCTGTAATAAATTGGAACATTGTGTAATAGTCAAGGCATTGTACCCTCACTGTACTTTCCGATTTGAAAAACAGTCAGTTGAAAGAAATGTATGTGGAAAATGGCTGCGTGTTTGTGACgttacaactacatgtacatcatgaaTTTATGATCCATTACTCAAAGTGCAGTCCTTAGAACTTGctgttaaatataaaatttaatctAAATTGAATACTTTGTTCATGTATTCTacacaaagaaaatattcacGATGTTTAGAAAAAATTGTACACCATTTATTcctttttactttgaatttatactgttgaatgacaaatgttccaaagtgttatatgatatgataaataGTAATGATCTCATAcccaaatcaattcaaaaatggAACACTGAATTACCTATACATTTAGAAGACAATATATCTGTCAAAGAGttgtttaaagtttgttttaaaacaagcaTTGATACCCAAGTTCAGTGGCTGCAGTACTGAATTCTTTACAAGCTTCTTCCTACGAAATATTACCTCAAGAAAATCAGTATAATTTCAGATGACTGTTgttcattttgtaaagaaaatgtagaaacaatacaACATATGTTTATATCTTGTTCTGATACTCTATCACTTTGGAATAATCTTAGCatgcatattttcagaaaaacatcaaaaagaattggttttaatgttagTAATGTTATTTTTGGTGAAACCCTTctcagtttgtgtaataaagttgttaatttcataattctgtataccaaacaatatagtttcaattgttcaaaacaaaacaaaactccTCATATTACTGGGCTGATACActatctttttttcaaatacaaagttgaaaaatttgtaggaattaaatcatgtgaagttttgaaatttgacagactttgGGAAAACTGGAAAACTATTTTTGATCTGTTACCTAGAATAAGAAGTATTCAACCAATAATGCTGAATTAGTAGTGTGAAAGAGTTTGAGATGGTGTGAGAATTATcaaatgattaatatgtatcttcataactattactgatgattatgtgaaaatggaaaaagaataaattttattaaaaaaaattcaattatatttagtattttcattaaatatgttAAAAACCTTTCGAAAGATATTTGATATGTGCAGTAATAGGGTTCCTTCTTGACGTTGAGACGATTAATTCTCAGAAGTTAGAAATACATGTTCTTTTTGTTCTTTGTGCTATTTTAAAAGCCAAAGGGCGGCAAATTATAGTCGGGATCGGTAAGGAAGCCAATCCATCCCACGTGCTTGACGTCAGAGATGGCGAAGAAAGGAAATTGCGTTTTATTCAAATTAATGCGCCAACATGAGAATATAGTTCTTTAATTCTTCAAGGTTCTGAAATAATCGAGTGATTGcgataaaaaaatatatacacttatgaaatgaaaatttaaaaattaataacaTCAATTAATTGATACTTTGTTACGTTGTATAATAAGTTGCCAATTTTTGAAGTAGCGGAAGGTTAGTCGGTCCTTTATTCGCGGTACTCAGCGAGAACATGTCATATAACTCTGAAGATGGTGAAAGGTAAGAAATTTCTCTTAAAAATATGAGGATAAGTGTAAATTAAAcgaaataaactgaaaattgAACATGTAAACTTTATCGTCTGATAATTTGGTGGCCTCAAATGAGGAAATATACGAGAAAACCGATTTCAATATTCTGTTAAGATTCGAGGTTGTACCGTCATGGCGGACACCGGTTCGCACGTGTGCAATCCATATGGAGGTGGTTGAAGTTGATGGTCATATATACTCAATCCTTTCGATATTAGATACAAACGtattttttaatgcatatttttggtttttcatttatatttcacaATCAAACATGATGTTTAGTCATGTTTCGCGTCATGTGTCCATGGCGTGGATTTTGATCTTCACATTTTGCATTTCCTTACCAACTGCGATGATAGTAAGATTACCACCAGCGATTATAGTCCTGTTTAGAATTTGATTAAATACTTTATATGTGTTATAGTGTTTGGTTTAGATGTGTGAATTTTACGTTTGCCAAACAGACTGCTCAATGTCAGGATCAGGTCCAGTAGCTTGATTTAGCTATTTCACACCTTTCATCAAATTAGATCTATTTTTCTAAAGGCTTAACAATCAAATCCcataaagtgaaaaaaaatctgtatGTACTGCATGTAACATGTCGTAAAcaaaaaaggttttttttaaactttgttTCTTtggaagaattttgattcatGGTGTCAAATTGTTAGGACTATTAGTTGTTAAGTAACAGTTATCCTATGTTCAATGTTGAATTAAAGTTAATGAGAGGATCAACAGAATAATGGGTAGGCAATCAGATTCCCCTGGGTGAAATCATACTTGTTTATGCCTCACTGCACACAGGGTAGTGGACAATGGACAAAACCAGGCAAACCAGTGTTTAGTTCAAAGTATAAACTTGTTTCAGGAATAATGGGACAATTTGGCTATGCCattgtattttagcaatatcaaTTTACATTCAATCTAAAGTAGCTTAATCAAGCTAATTCAAATAGTTTTATGAAGCTGTTTAACTAAGGCCACCCTATATAGGCAAAGTTGTTTGCCCTCTCCATACCCAGAATTTAAAATTTGGGTAGGTGTGTaggaaaataatttcatttaactGCTAAACTCTCCACACatccaaaacaaaaaaaaaacaaaaacaggaaaaaataatcaaagtaatGCAAAGCAAAGTGaataacaatgtttttaaaaagtttatgcGGGGAGGGACTGGCATTATGAAATATCTTGACCTCTCTAATGGGCCAGAGACAACACAACTTGAAATTTCTGAATGGTTTTGCTGGCACTACATGGCTTGTGGCTGCTGAAGTTGGTCAATAGGAATTTTAGTAATGGTCACAAAGACACTTGGCATGAAATGGTCTCAGATTGATCAGGGATGTATCAGCTTGTTTTGGGAAACATCATTTGGGGGGATTGAGAAAAATTATTTGACAATTCAAGAAATATggaaaaaataagaaatgaaacatacatatttttagatatatttcaTGTGAATCAACTGTAGAAATATCTCTTCCATTTTCATAATAATGTTGGGTGTGCTATTAAAAGATTAACTACTAGCCCAGGGACTAGTGGCAGTAACAAAGTTATTGTCTGGAAATTGAAAGATAGATATGAAAACAATGGTCAGTTTCATATCTTTCATTATTTATCCTTTTTTTATAGCTTCTGGTGTGAaatatttaaattgaattataattacATGGCCAGGGGGTAGACAAGTGGCACTACTCAACACCCTTGACAACCATAATTAAGAGTCACTCAGGTAAAATCACAAGTGGAACTTGTCCTTGAGCAAGTGAATctgtatataaaatgaaaatgttcaaatgatatatcattttaaaagtaaaagcATTGACTGTTGATCATGGATAAACCGTAAGTAACATCATTCTTACCATATAAGTCTTATTTAAAGTGGAGATAATTCATGAATTCTATTAGCACATGTTACAATCTAagaaaatttggggggaaattagAAGTTGACATGTTGGAATgagtttttgaaaatgaattatgaCTAGTACTAGTAAGTGGTTTAGATGGAGGGATATATGGACAGTGGGACTGTGTTACTTGTATTTCTTCAAAGAGTAAACATGAGTGCATTAAAGAGTACTGATTAGTAAATTGACATTATTTTTAATTGGGAACAGGACAGAATCTTGGCCACTAAGAAGGTATTAATAAATCTCTGTTGCTTTTAAAATTTCGGTATCAGATTTATAGGAGATGTAAaatcagtgttcgaaattgatttaaaacttggtatagaccacaaCATTGGGGggaaaataacacaaatttgaaacattattatttacttctaatgtacttagaaatattttctttccatttccataacaatgtcctcctttcctcataacgtttatcagacgACGACTGGCCAGGGTCCTTTGGGATAACTCATTGCTTTATACCTAGAAAATCAGCATAGACAATTTGATCTATCTCacttacaattggcatagaccggtgTCATTTAACATAGACTCAGTCTATGgctaatttcgaacactgtaaAATTATAGGGGCATGAACACTTTTCAAAACAAGGCACATGTTTGCATGTTATGTGACTCAGCTATCAACAGGGTGTCAAAGTTGACAGCTTCAGAAAAGACTTCTTACAAGAAAAAATTTCGGTTTTAGGAATCCAGGTTTTAAGTACTAAGTGTATACTGTGTGAAAATAATGCGATATTTTTAATTCACTTATTTCTCAATTGCTATATGTAACAAAAActccaatttcaatcaaaagttAGAAGTCTAGCAGGGGATTGTTTGTCAGTCAGTTGGGAGAAggcaaacaattttttaaaggtGGTCTtcataaagatatatatagCTAAAATAGAAATTGTACTGGAGCTAGAGATGTTGTGTTGCAATATTTAGATGGATGTTTTGATTGTAGGTCTCGGAATGAGAGACCACAAAGTGGAGACAGAAGTGAAACTAAGGAGGAGTATATCCCTGAGGCAGGAGGCCTCATTGAGGTATGACAAACGATGCACCTGGTGCAAGGCATTGATACATTTATTAAAGAAGATTATTGGTAAAGACTCAGAAGAATtggatgtaaaataaaatatatatatacatatggaaaattgtaatattttgtgtttaaagagagaaaaaaagtgctTGAATGGGATTTTTATAAAACTGGTGATAATATTCCCTTTCTTTCCCCCTATTATTCAGAGCAACTGGGATGAAGTTGTGGACAACTTTGATGATATGAACCTCCGCGAGGAGCTGTTGCGAGGAATCTATGCCTATGGTTTTGAAAAGCCCTCTGCCATTCAACAGAGAGCCATCATTCCTTGTATAAAAGGTATGTGAAATTTAATGAGATTCTAGCTAGATATACGCATGGGCCAGATATCTTCCTCGCAGCGAAAAAGAGAGAGGGCTTGATAATTGGCTTTTAAATGGTGTCGAAAGACAGTTGATTTTTGCGTAATTTTGTCTGGTCCTTAAGTTGTAAATATCcagatttttattttgtattttatttgggTCTTTAACAGCAGCATCTGATTTACATCAACTAGATACTATTTGAAATTATAACAGGAAATCATTACAATCAGAATTTTACGATTTCCAAGTGGGCGATCAGAATTTGACCTTTAGGAGCCTCAGACACTTTTGCATTGGCGAGTGGACGAGCACTGTTAAGAAGTCTGTGGGAAACATCTTCCCAAAAGCACCACACAATCCTACAATGGATGTGTTGGTCGTCAAGTGGAAGAAGATTAATTTGTTCTAATTGGGTGAGGTCTTCTTTAGCATGAGGAATATCTCAAACTAGAGCAGTACATGTACCAATCTTATCAGAGtcttacaaaatagataataatcggtaatcaatcaatttatatgcCTGTTTTGAGATATGATCTGAAGATGCACCTAACCCCAACCCCTCCTCTGAAAGCtcatgaaagaaagaaaaagtatgAAAATGGGTAGTAGCACCTAAAAGCTGGATAAAACCCTGTCATTTATGGCATTCACTCATCCTGAGCCAATTTTTATCTAATCCAAGCAGACAAGTATTTTTCTCTTACCATGTATCTGCTCATATGTTTTCTTCATTTAATTTTATGAACAATCTAAAGGAACTTTAATTTCTCTTTGAAGAATTATTTCCCTGAATGGAAAACTGAGTTTGGTGTTTTAGATTTAATTTTGACAAAAGAAGTCAATGAGAAGGGGGATGGCAGATTGAGGGGAAAGTATGTGGGGTTTTGGGGGTAAGGGGAGTACattgaaaatcatgaaaaacgGTTCTTACTGAAATAGATTCGTGTGACTGGAGAAAACTCTCTGAAATGCTACGGGTTCACAATTCAAGTTTTCAGGAGTCTGGAAATGCATActattgaaaaatagaaaattctccttattttaaaagaaaatgttggAAACTTTCATGAcgttcaaaataaaaaaaaaaaaatacctacCGACCCAtctgaaaaatgtgggtcggagtacatcaaacaaaaatatttttaataatgaCCTCAGACTTGTTCTAGTTGCATTGGCGAGTGGTTTAGCACTGTTGTAAAGAAGCCTGTGTGAAACAGATCTTCCCAAAAGCACCACACAATCCTACAATGGATGTGATGGCCATCAAGTGGAAGAAGATTAATTTGTTCTACGTGGGTGAGGTCTTCTTTAGCATGAGGAATATCTCAAACTAGAGCAGTACATGTACCAATCATAAATgaaaaaagggagggggtccTTGATATTATGTTGTGTCACAAGTGAGGCTCATGTTTTTGCAAGGACTGCTTGGTCCCCACACTTCAGGGTACAGATCTTTTTTCCCCAGAATGTCAGATTTTCAAACAATGGTCATCTAAAAAGAATTTGAGGAATACTTGAAAAAGCAGTTTATTATCACTAATGAAAGTAGAGTTGTCAATCATTCATGCATGTCAGAAATAACTGAAGGTTTACTTTAAAACTCTTGGAGATAAATCTGTTTAGAAGGTATTTGTGGATTGGGCTGTAGATCTCATTACATTTTGAAAGTTTCACACATTTAATGATAATTGCATAGTATAGATGGTATATCCTTTACtacaatttgtatttttttgtCACAGGGAGAGACGTGATCGCTCAGGCCCAGTCTGGAACTGGCAAGACAGCCACATTCTCTATCGCTATCCTACAGCAGATCAATGTGGAGGAGAAAGATTGTCAGGCTCTGGTCCTCGCCCCCACCAGAGAACTGGCTCAGCAGGtatggagaaaaatggtcattGTGATGGTTTTCATATTGTTAAGTCGGATATTTTATAGTTTACTATCTAGTTTTGTTTTTACGACTCTATCTTCATAGAAatgaaagatttaaaaaaaattctataaaatcaattttaatcGACTTCATAGGTCTTTACAACACCAGAAACAAAATACACAAGTGAACATCAGACATCTGAATTTCCTGTTTAGTCTTTTTAGTTTTAGTGGAGAAGTAGGAGAATCAATTTTAACTAGTTTCTCGTGTACTACAATGCTGGAAATGTGTACTTGTAAAAAGAGAAAACTTTTGTAGTACTTTTCATAGATTTAAGAGAGAATTTGTGCTGTGCCATGGTAACTGACAAGTGTAAATTAAATAAAGATACATTCACCCTGAAGTAAGTTTATAATTATTCCAGAATCCATAGAACAACACTACTGGGGTGGTTTGTCGTGTCAAATATAAATCGAAAAATGATGAATGACTGCAATGttattgaattttatttctatttgaaCCTTACATTGTGCGTGTTTAAAAAAATAGTTTAGAAATAATTTGTTGGTTACATTTGGGGTTTGAATTTTATCCATTGATACACTTGTAAAGATTATTAGTCATCGGTAGCGGTATCTTGATAAACTGATAGGTACAACAAACTAGCCCTCAGTACTGGGGAATATCACCAGGATTTATTCTAGATTATCTCAAATGACAAGATGCTTTTCAGTATTTGATTTCCAATGCTCTGTATATTTTGTAGATTCAGAAAGTGGTGATAGCCCTTGGAGATTACATGGGTGCGTCTTGTCATGCCTGTATCGGGGGAACCAACGTACGGGAGGACATTCACCGCCTACAAGCTGGTGTCAACATCGTCGTCGGAACACCCGGTCGTGTGTACGATATGATTAGCAGAAGGGCTTTAAGTAAGCAGAGTTATTGTGTcaatttatttgtttgtaatgtGACATCGATGTTTCCTTTTTGTAACACAAAATTCCCTTTCATGTAGATCCCAGAAACATTCAGCTCTTCGTGTTGGATGAAGCTGATGAAATGTTGTCCAGAGGATTCAAAGATCAAATCTACGATGTCTTCAGATTTATGCCCCAGTCCATACAGGTGAATAGACAGTTACAATCTCAGATTAAATTGTAGTAAAGAaggaaatgacaaaattttataaagaagTCATAACTATATCCCAATAAAATCTCCAATGCAGACAGAAATACATGCTTCTATAGAAATTTTCACTATCCTTAAAACTTTTTTCATGGCTGCGTATTACAAGATGTCTAAAAATTAAGAGAGAAAATCTCAATATAGCTTTGGAAACTCTTCCTGCATGGAATTCATTTATAGTTCCTTTTTCTGTTGTTTTAAGTTAAAGCAACCAAACTGTTTAAGTTATTTTATTCTGTGATCTGATTTTACTTGCCAtctacatacagtgtatgtaatGTGATTTCTGTCTGCTATGTTGCTTATTCAAGTCTCTAGAGCGCGGTAGCTCTTCATGGttaaaaacgaaaaaaaattgACCTGTGAAGTGATGAGGGcgaatttttaattttgttgtcaCAGAATAAACAAGTACACCTTTATTGTAGTGATGAGGGcgaatttttaattttgttgtcaCAGAATAAACAAGTACACCTTTATTGTAGTGATCAGGGcgaatttttaattttgttgtcaCAGAATAAACAAGTACACCTTTATTGTAGTGATCAGGgtgaattttgaattttgttgtCACAGAATAAACAAGTACACCTTTATTGTAGTGATCAGGgtgaattttgaattttgttgtCACAGAATAAACAAGTACACCTTTATTGTAGTGATCAGGgtgaattttgaattttgttgtCACAGAATAAACAAGTACACCTTTATTGTAGTGATCAGGgtgaattttgaattttgttgtCACAGAATAAACAAGTACACCTTTATTGTAGTGATCAGGgtgaattttgaattttgttgtCACAGAATAAACAAGTACACCTTTATTGTAGTGATCAGGgtgaattttgaattttgttgtCACAGAATAAACAAGTACACCTTTATTGTAGTGATCAGGgtgaattttgaattttgttgtCACAGAATAAACAAGTACACCTTTATTGTAGTGATCAGGgtgaattttgaattttgttgtCACAGAATAAACAAGTACACCTTTATTGTAGTGATGAGGGcgaatttttaattttgttgtcaCAGAATAAACAAGTACACCTTTATTGTGTATATTGGACACATAAATGTAAGACCTGAAAAAAAGTTTATTCCAAGTCTTCTGAATTGTTTCAGGTAATCCTGTTGTCTGCCACTATGCCTGCAGAAGTCCTAGATGTTACCAAAAAGTTCATGAGGGATCCAATTCGTATCCTAGTCAAAAAGGAGGAATTGACCCTTGAGGGTATCCGGCAGTTCTACATCCAAGTGGAAAGGGAGGTAATCACAGGAATTTTTTACAATGATAGAGCATTGTGTTCTGTATAATATTCATATTAATTACCATTAATTATAATTATCTATATAATTTGCTATTATGTGTTTATTTTGCTCAAGTTATATCTGAACATTATAAACAGTGATGGCCGTGTACTAAGTATGTGTCTGTTTTCTTTTAGGAGTGGAAGCTAGATACTCTGTGTGATCTGTACGAAACACTGACCATCACGCAGGCGGTCATTTTCTGCAACACCAGGAGAAAGGTGGACTGGCTAACTGACAAGATGCTTAGCCGCGACTTCACTGTATCAGCTATGGTAGGGATATTTCCACAGATTTACTTCTGCTTCAAGGGATAAGTTTTATGATGAAAAAACCACTTTGACTTTCGTTCTTCTGAAGTCTTGTGTAGAGTATTGATATCTGAAATCTTATCCCAAAAATGATTTAGGTACTGGGGGGAAAGACGCCATGTAGAATAGTCTTGTGTTGATGAGTAATTTTGATGTTCCTCATTTCAGCATGGTGACATGGATCAGAAGGAGAGAGACGTGATTATGAGAGAGTTCAGAACCGGTTCTAGTCGTGTATTGATCACGACTGACCTTCTGGCGCGTGGTATTGACGTGCAGCAAGTCTCTCTGGTCATTAACTTTGATCTTCCTGCCAACCGAGAAAACTACATTCACAGGTAATgccaaaacaaaattataaaattttcaatattatacTACTttcattgcaattttccttattTGGTTAATTTTTTCCAGCTGTTGCAAAGCATTGATTGTCAACAAATTCATTGGCAATAATTGGAATAAATTTTACTATTTTAGAATTGGTCGAGGTGGTCGTTTTGGAAGAAAAGGGGTAGCCATAAATTTTGTCACTCAAGAGGATGTACGGACATTGCGTGATATTGAACAATTTTACAATACACAGATTGAAGAAATGCCCATGAATGTAGCTGATCTGATTTAGAGTCTACCATAATTCGGAATTCTTGTTGCTAGTGGATTTGAAGAATTTTAACAGTGCAATTTTCTGGAAGTATACATAATTTTTCCGAGTATCAATGAAATGTGAATTGTTGACAAGAAGATCCGAATCTTGTGGTGTCTGAGAGCAGAAACtctcaattttattttaatctgttgactttgtatgggaaattgCTGTAATATTGCTGCTTTTTGTAACTGTTAATTTATATTTCTAGGGATTTAAAGCAGCCCTCATAAATCTTTCTTTCCTGAAAGAAAGATGataagaattttgatacaatatTGTAATAAGGACTTAATATGTAAGGTGCAGTGCCAGAATGCCGATGTTAGTGGAGTACTGAATATTTTTTGGTTTAAACATAACTGTACAGTTATTAAAACCATCCTCAT
Coding sequences:
- the LOC125659984 gene encoding eukaryotic initiation factor 4A-I-like, giving the protein MSYNSEDGERSRNERPQSGDRSETKEEYIPEAGGLIESNWDEVVDNFDDMNLREELLRGIYAYGFEKPSAIQQRAIIPCIKGRDVIAQAQSGTGKTATFSIAILQQINVEEKDCQALVLAPTRELAQQIQKVVIALGDYMGASCHACIGGTNVREDIHRLQAGVNIVVGTPGRVYDMISRRALNPRNIQLFVLDEADEMLSRGFKDQIYDVFRFMPQSIQVILLSATMPAEVLDVTKKFMRDPIRILVKKEELTLEGIRQFYIQVEREEWKLDTLCDLYETLTITQAVIFCNTRRKVDWLTDKMLSRDFTVSAMHGDMDQKERDVIMREFRTGSSRVLITTDLLARGIDVQQVSLVINFDLPANRENYIHRIGRGGRFGRKGVAINFVTQEDVRTLRDIEQFYNTQIEEMPMNVADLI